The following proteins are co-located in the Triticum aestivum cultivar Chinese Spring chromosome 1A, IWGSC CS RefSeq v2.1, whole genome shotgun sequence genome:
- the LOC123190284 gene encoding uncharacterized protein codes for MCPARALRCRMCVAKSSAPHQPFLAGSPSSTASPPSPDLRRQEPLCTGTAAGSRPRGSPPSPVVAPPGMCDVISIHSSNQLEGIFTAGSKLSKLCDSVFYCDMLWLPFDDHSDAEALTIERTNAFHVSLCRSNPFTCPIG; via the exons ATGTGCCCTGCGCGGGCCCTTCGCTGCCGGATGTGCGTCGCCAAGAGCTCCGCCCCGCACCAGCCCTTCCTTGCCGGATCCCCGTCCAGCACGGCCAGCCCTCCGTCGCCGGATCTGCGCCGTCAAGAGCCCCTCTGCACGGGCACCGCAGCCGGATCCCGGCCCCGCGGCAGTCCTCCCTCGCCTGTTGTGGCCCCGCCTGGAATGT GTGATGTGATCAGTATCCACTCATCTAATCAACTGGAAGGAATATTCACAGCCGGGTCAAAACTGTCGAAGCTTTGTGATTCTGTATTTTACTGCGACATG TTATGGCTTCCATTTGATGATCACTCCGATGCTGAGGCTCTAACTATTGAGCGCACAAATGCATTCCATGTTTCCCTTTGTAGGAGCAATCCTTTTACATGCCCTATTGGTTGA